From the genome of Fundidesulfovibrio putealis DSM 16056:
ACATCCTGACCATCAGCATGGACCTGCCCTTTGCCCAGAAGCGCTGGTGCGCGGCTGCGGGCATCGACCGCATCACCACCCTGTCCGACCATCGCGACGCGTCGTTCGGCATCAATTACGGCGTGCTCATCAAGGAGCTGAGGCTCCTGGCGCGCTCGGTGTTCGTGGTGGGCAAGGACGGCGCGGTGAAATACATGGAGATCGTCCCCGAGGCCACCAACGAGCCCAACTACGACGCGGCCCTCGCGGCGGCCAAGGCGCTCGTGTAAGGGGAAATTCTTACAAGAGACAGGTGCGGGCCTGGACGGATCGGCAGAACGCCCGGTTCGTCCGGGCTTTTGTTATTGCGGCGGCGCGGGTTTTATTATGCGGCGCGCGCCGATGTAGCTGCGCACCCAGTAGCGCTCGTAAAGGCTCTCCTCGCGCACTCGCGATCCTGGCGTGGGGCTGTGGATGAAGCGCCCGCCCCCTGAATACACGCCCACGTGCAGGCCCCAGCGCTTGCGGCTCACGTTGAAGAACACCAGGTCGCCGGAGATCAGCTCTTCCTTTTCCACGGGCACGCCCACGCGCAGCTGATCCTCAGTGCGCCGGGGCAGCTTGAAC
Proteins encoded in this window:
- the tpx gene encoding thiol peroxidase, yielding MSERKGIVTVFGNAMTLLGNAVTVGQKAPDFVALDNDLNPKTPADYAGKVLIIAAVPSLDTPVCDVETRRFNSEASKLGENVHILTISMDLPFAQKRWCAAAGIDRITTLSDHRDASFGINYGVLIKELRLLARSVFVVGKDGAVKYMEIVPEATNEPNYDAALAAAKALV
- a CDS encoding C40 family peptidase, translated to MQHSSSHGPSRRRAAPHLLGLLALLMLSGCAITEPVVPDRPQKKASVTQAARSQIGVPYRSGGDNPSSGFDCSGLVQWCYATQGFKLPRRTEDQLRVGVPVEKEELISGDLVFFNVSRKRWGLHVGVYSGGGRFIHSPTPGSRVREESLYERYWVRSYIGARRIIKPAPPQ